From the Drosophila suzukii chromosome 2 unlocalized genomic scaffold, CBGP_Dsuzu_IsoJpt1.0 scf_2c, whole genome shotgun sequence genome, one window contains:
- the LOC136117670 gene encoding serine/arginine repetitive matrix protein 1-like: MTGTSKMAEHQIKMKDDKPIKQRYFPKNPKIQGEINVKVDELLQMGFIEHSKSPYSSPIVMGLKQVGYGPGRYNEPQHPECHGDLREYNLWFTKKEGRRHSKESCTVRERAPQRKDITGSGKRRRAAEVLCMGSLATVEHYNSEHQDEHTRHQSRTPRRALERTRDEDSAPEPAVSSDSDVEVVGDPAVEEREWRLRKAAAGGRIPRGTTDVGGAEVPRSHLEEVCRATEETRKRFRDREPSDKEQQWSTEEEARWQTRLRQDHEAAAARWHARLREAEEEERRLWEAPVEDAWEVPLTPRYAAEEPNPRSEDGDEPCAPSPPRWLPEVPPTPRYEGEWLTEEARDSDGEDPLATPPWRPARPPTPRYTEPQRPEEQTRTEESTAQPMPQPQEEGVHQAQAEEPSVVQTEVPAAHVSHSTRAFVAEGLRWRQQTLVWRWPEGPATGPTKEEPRIWEEGVPKVNPRDPRTRGRQDVWVPPTPSTGPPTPATTATMGEAESLVKGPWVWPEPPATQRPPLQRQTSTPGATRPRPQFMRQVSASEGGGWREIATSEWPEGIEEAPAVATARRKGDRRCVLLSEGGRRYRVRVGVAGTLVFAQ, from the exons atgacgggaacatcgaaaatggcagaacaccagatcaaaatgaaggatgacaagccaatcaagcagagatacttcCCCAAGAACCCGAAAATTCAGGGGGAAATCAACgtaaaggtggacgagcttctccaaatggggttcatagagcattcaaagagcccatacagctcccccatcgtgatg GGTCTCAAGCAAGTGGGTTACGGACCCGGGAGGTACAACGAACCACAGCATCCAGAGTGCCACGGTGATCTGAGGGAGTACAACTTGTGGTTTACGAAGAAAGAGGGAAGACGACACAGcaaagagagctgtaccgtaagaGAGCGAGCGCCCCAAAGAAAGGACATAACGGGATCGGGCAAAAGAAGGCGCGCAGCCGAGGTTTTATGTATGGGGAGCCTGGCGACGGTCGAGCACTACAATTCAGAACACCAAGATGAGCACACGCGTCACCAGAGCCGAA CTCCGCGGCGGGCCCTGGAACGGACCCGAGACGAGGACTCCGCACCAGAACCCGCGGtgagctccgacagcgacgtggAGGTGGTCGGCGATCCCGCCGTCGAGGAGAGAGAATGGCGACTCCGGAAGGCGGCGGCGGGCGGTCGGATACCGCGCGGGACGACGGACGTCGGAGGAGCGGAAGTCCCGAGGAGCCACTTGGAGGAGGTCTGTCGGGCCACCGAGGAGACTCGGAAACGGTTCCGAGACCGGGAGCCGTCGGACAAGGAGCAGCAGTGGTcgacggaggaggaggcgaGATGGCAGACGCGACTGCGGCAGGACCacgaggcggcggcggcgcgATGGCATGCCCGCTTGCGAGAGGCGGAGGAAGAGGAGCGACGGCTGTGGGAGGCACCGGTGGAGGACGCGTGGGAAGTTCCACTCACTCCCAGGTACGCGGCCGAGGAGCCCAATCCGAGGAGCGAGGATGGGGACGAGCCATGCGCGCCATCCCCTCCGCGGTGGTTGCCGGAGGTGCCACCCACTCCCCGCTACGAGGGGGAGTGGCTCACGGAGGAAGCCCGAGACAGCGACGGAGAAGACCCATTGGCCACGCCGCCGTGGAGGCCGGCCCGGCCACCCACGCCGCGATACACCGAGCCACAGCGACCTGAGGAGCAAACGCGAACGGAGGAATCGACCGCGCAGCCGATGCCACAACCGCAGGAGGAGGGAGTCCACCAGGCACAGGCGGAGGAGCCGTCGGTGGTGCAGACGGAGGTGCCGGCCGCgcacgtgagccacagcacgCGGGCGTTCGTGGCCGAGGGCTTGCGGTGGCGACAGCAGACGCTGGTATGGAGGTGGCCCGAGGGGCCCGCGACAGGACCGACGAAGGAGGAGCCCAGGATATGGGAGGAGGGGGTACCCAAGGTGAACCCTCGGGACCCCCGGACGAGAGGCCGGCAGGATGTGTGGGTCCCGCCGACACCGAGCACGGGCCCGCCAACACCGGCGACGACGGCAACGATGGGGGAGGCGGAATCGCTGGTGAAGGGACCTTGGGTGTGGCCCGAGCCACCGGCCACACAAAGACCTCCGTTGCAGCGACAAACCTCGACGCCCGGAGCGACGCGCCCGCGGCCGCAGTTCATGCGGCAGGTATCGGCTTCGGAGGGAGGCGGTTGGCGCGAGATCGCCACGAGCGAGTGGCCGGAGGGAATAGAGGAGGCACCCGCGGTCGCGACGGCACGGCGGAAGGGCGACAGGCGTTGCGTCCTGCTCAGCGAAGGCGGACGACGGTACCGGGTGAGGGTCGGAGTCGCGGGCACCCTGGTGTTCGCGCAGtaa